The genome window CTCACTCTGAGTCatctggcctcagttttcttatctgtaaaacaggaatcaTAACAGTGCCTACCTACCTTGGGACTCATGAATATTAACTTTGGTAACCCTGTGCACCCTCTACGTGtgggttattatttttgttaccaATGATactgcctccactcttcctcctcccagctgcTCTGACCCACAGATCCACTCTGCTGGGCCAAGACAAGATATCTCTGGCACCATCATCTCCTTGGGGTGCTGTTGCAGCTGCTTTTGGCCATGTGCTTCATCTCTTACCTGCATGTGTCCCATGAGCCCATGTAGTCCCCTTAGTTGATAATGGACTCTGTCACCATAGCTCCTAATGAGTGGTCAAAGCCCTGCCAGGCCATCTCGGGGCCCCCTGCCCTCTCACTCTTGCTTCTCTGCCATGGACATAGGCAGTCAACACCCTGCAGCTGCATCCCGCTGCTCAGAGCTGTGGTCCAGCACAGTCAACTGCCAGTGGGCTGTTGACCACAGCGTGTACCCTCAGGTGGGTGCAGCCCTCATACATCCTCCTGAGGTAGATACCGACCACAGGCACAGCTTCTGCTTTCCCAAGGCCGTCCGGCCAGTGCTGGGTCTGGTTCAGTCTGGAGCTGTCCAGTCACTGACCACAGCTGAAGGCCCTGTATGGGTACTACTGTTCCACCACGTCCTACTGCAAAGACTTGGACATCTTCACGTGGCACGGTTAGCTTGAGCcttggcctggccagttggccaaCGTCTCAGCCAAGATCGAGTTGGTGGCCTTGGTGGTGTCCAACTGGAGGAAGGATTCGAccgtatgttttttttttaaaacaatttcctttatttatttatttatttatttatttatttttaaacagagagtcagagagagggatagacagggacaaacaaacaggaacggaaagatgagaagcatcaatcattagtttttcgttgcacgtgtgacaccttagttgttcattgattgctttctcatatgtgccttgattgtgggccttcagcggaccgagtaaccttttgcttgagccagcgaccttgggtccaagctggtgagctttgctcaaaccagatgagcccgcgctcaagctggcgaccttggggtctcgaacctgggtcctctgcatcccagttcgaccctctatccattgcgccaccgcctggtcaggctcgaccGGATGCTTTAAGTTCATCGCAACGTGGATGTGTACAGGTGCTCCCACAAGCCACTGTCCCAGACGGTAATGACTGAGTGGCTGTCCCAGTATGTTGGGGatcaaaatataaacagggtgtttttatattcaggggacaggtgctgggcctaaccacccatctcacctgcccagttaacaaagagctatacctgattattgcttatcccacccatgttctccagaagaggctggaagttagtttcttattggtgtaaagttagatctaaatgctatggtgggggttgtctttgagttgtcttggaaacaattgaattgctaatggaccatgtttttttccctgaataaagatggatgtgcttctgggggcCGCCATTGCATCAGCTTAGGAGCAATAGAAACTGTTTGCCGTGCggtcctcccgaacccatctttatgtatatatctttaattctctgtctatcatttatttaattccataccttttcccgtttgAGGACCCTGTAACAGACTAGTCGTGGCTGGACCATGACACCAGTAGAAGTTTTACCTGGCTTGCACCCCAGCTACATCATGGAGAAGCTGTGAAAGAATGTCCTGCAGGCCTGGACCATGCCATGGTGTTGGGCCCCAGGAGGAGGAACTACAAACAATTCTTGCTGCCCGACACCTTCATCCACGTGGACAACTTCTAGAGCCTCAAGGAGCTGGCCAAGTACCTGCTGGTGCTGGACAAAGACCATACCCGCTACCTGAGTTACTTCTGCTGGCAGGAGATGCTGTAGCCTCCATATTCAGCAGGGTCCTGATGTCCTGCAAGGCCTGCTGGTGGCTGCACCAGGAGTCCAGCTACCAGAGAGTAACCAGCCTAGCCTCTTGGTTCACATGAGCTGGCCAGTCTGGGGCCTCATCTGCTGGGACCTCACCTACCAGCCAGCCACTTCTGCTTTCAGAAACCTCATCTGCCAAGGGCCTCACCCTACTGGGACCGGCAGAGTGGGGAGAATAAGGCCTAGAGGAAATGGGAGCCAGCCTGTCAGGTCAATGTGTGACAGGGTTAGCACAAGGGCAGGGACCACCCCTCGAAGGGCAAAGGGTAGAGAGTGTGATGCTGATGTTATGATCATGCAGGACTTGGAGCATGACCATCAACATGGGTGTGCATGGCTGTGAGCATAGGACAGAATGTGTGATgctgtgacctttttttttttttttttttttttttgtatttttgtatttttctgaagccagaaacgggaatgcagtcagacagactcccgcatgtgcccgaccgggatccacccggcacgcccaccagggggcgatgctctgcccatccgggcgtcgctctgttgcaaccagagccactctagcacctggggcagaggccatagagccatcctcagcgcccaggccaactttgctccaatggagccttggctgcgggaggggaagagagagacacagaggaaggagagggggaggggtggagaaacagatgggcgcttctcctgtgtgccctagccgggaatcgaacccgggactcctgcacgccaggtcgaggttctaccactgagccaaccagccagggctacctttTTATTCTAAAGAGTGGTGCCTTTGACAGTGTCCCTCTCCCTGTGCGCAGCTCTGAGTATGAATGACAACTGAGTATGTAAgcatgttggctgtgggtctgctTGTGATCCTGTCTGCTAAGCCTTGTATGGGTGGCAGTGTCTGTgccgtgtgtgtgtatgtgtgtgtgtgtgtgtgtgtgtgtggcatgagCTGAGAACCCCTGCCCCAGGGGTCTGTTTACATTTCAATTATTTGGCAAGCTAAGCCAGAGCTCTGTGGTTGGGATGCTGGGTCTGGGTGGGAGACAGGGAGGCTGAGGTCccgggagatgggggggggggtgtacacacacacacacatcatacaCATACACGGCAGCCAAGCTTCAGGGGCCACAAACCCAGTCTTCGAGGCCAATTTCCCTGCTGTGTCCTGAGCTCAGAAACATCCCTCTTTGAGGCTCAGTCCACCTAGGATGGAGAAACTAAGACTTACCTTCTTTACTGTCTGGGAACTTCAGCCTTTCTGCCACACCGGGCTGAGTCAACCTAAACAGTGGAGGAATCCACCACCACAAACCTCAGAGTCAGAAAACTGTGGGAGTGGGCAGGGACCCCAGCCAGCCTCTATCCTGAAATTGCTTTCCAAGTAGACCACCCACTAGCTGGGGCCTGGCTGCCAAGCCATGCTCTTGGAGCTCCATGTAAGTCCTGCCTGTTAGCTGCCTCAAGTTTCTCTAGTTGTAACCAGGGCCCTGGTGAGCAGGGAGCTGAGGAATGTTCCTCCTTAGCTAAGTGAGCCTTCTTGGGGGCAGCTTCTGATTTGAGCCTCCCAGCGTCTGAACAAGGATTGGGTCTGGAAAGGATGAGGTGGTTGGAGGGTGGTCCTGAACTCAGATGtgtgggaaagaggagaggagccaGTCTAGGGAAGCagtaaaagagaaaggggggtgtTCCCTTGGGAGCCCCCAGTCTGAGGGGTTGGAGGGAAAGGGTCCCCACGCTCTGGTCTTTTGGGTGCTAGTCCCGAGTTGGCAGCACCCGCCCCTTCACCCGCCCCTCTTCAGACCCTGGGACCCACCGATCCCTCCCTGTGCTCTGGAAACTCAACACCCGGAGCCTTTCCTGGGCCTGCCAAGCATCAAGGTGACACCGCGGGCAAATCTAAACACCGCACAGTGCTTTTTCCATCCTCCGCGGAGGCCCGTCATAAATCCCCCCTCAAGCTCTGGCCAGGGTTTTTATGGCCCAGAACCTAATTCCCTCGGGACTTGCTCTGCCCCCGGCAGGCGCCGGTTTTAGGCTGGACGGAGCTGGCGCCCTCCCCAGACCTATCCCCACAGGGAGATAGGCAGCGCACATGTATTTTTAGCTAGGAAAAGGAGATAGTGGCTTAGAGTTCACTCTTCTGAGGGCTGCCCCAGCGTTAAGATGCCCTTCGGGTGAGGGAGGCCCAGACCCTCCAGGATCTCATCTCCGCTTctacagagtgacgcccccttccctcccccaaagcACACATTGTgtggaggtggggatggggacCTCAGTCTTATCTACATTGTGACTCCATCTTCCTTCCCCAGAAACATCTTGCTGGGATGGGACACGCTAGGGAGGAGCACAGTGACCTGCAGGGAGGTGAAAAGGACCTTCCCTGACAACATCGCCCTAATTCTCCCACTTGTACCACGGAAACAGGACTCTCTTTGAATCTTTACCCTCCAAAACAAAGAAGATCTCCCCACCATCCTGCAGTGATACGTGCACCTATCCCCCTTTTCCCAATGGAGATGTCACCACTTCCCCACAATCCTCCTGCCCCTATAAGAGGTGTACACCACTGGTGCGCACAATCAAGCCCTGGCTCGATTTTCCACACTTTATTTATCTCTGTACAGTTATCACAAGAGTCTCGAGGCCTCGACAGCATCTTCTGCGCACGGGCAGTCTGTTGCGGGAGAAGATGTTGGGTAGCTTCGGGGCAGATGAAGTGGCTGCAGTCTGGCCCGGATGGGTGAGGTAGGGTCACACGCAGGCGCACTCGCGCGCCGAAAGCTCGTGCACCGTGTGATAGCGGCTGTGCGTGTCCAGGAATGACACTTCGTCCTCGTAGGCCGTCGGGCGGCAGCACGGCTGCGCACGTACCCTCTCCCGCCGCACGCGCCGCCGCTGGCGCAGGCGCCGCAGGCCCAGGTCATAGACACGCACGGCCGCCTCACATACGCCTGCGCAGTAGCGGAACAACACCGTCTCGTCCGACGTGTAGCCCAGGCCCAGCTCGCTCACGCGCACCTCGAGCTCGCGCAGCCCGCACGGCCGCGTTCCCGACCGCGCGCGCGCCCGCCGCCGCCGGGACCCCTCCCGACGGCGCGAACTCGGGAACCGCTCGGCCCAGGGCGTCAGCTCGCTCAGCTCCACAGCGTCCGGGACGCCGTGCAGCAGTGCACGGTCTgcgaggaaagagagaagggggtggagggtcACTTGGTGGGCGGGAGGGAGCCCCCTACCCTCGCTGTCAGCCTACAAAAACTGAACTGTGCTGGGACACTGGTGCGCTAGTGTATCTCCCAAATTCTTGCCCATGCACCTTCTCTGGGTGGTGTTGGAGGGGTGCATATCCAGACCCCCACTCTGAGCCTCCAAGGCTACCAATACCTCACTCTGGACCCTGCCCCTATGTTGAGATGCTCAGAGCCTGGCTAACTTTTTTTGGTGCCCTGGACCACTTTCCAGCCTGCCCCACCTGAGCTGAGCTTATCTGGGTCTCAGCCCCTCTGGGCACCCCCCTGAACACTGGATCCAATCCCCATGCTGCTGCTCCAGGACACTGACACATCCTCTCTGACCAGTGTTGGTCAGACCAACACTGAGATTGGGGGGACCTCTGcttccccaaccccaacccctcACCCTTTAGCTGAGCACTGTTTGAGTTTCTGCCTCCCACGGGTCCCCACCCAAAGTTCCCATATCTTCTCTGAGTTACTGGGCTGCTCACCAACCCCACCCTGTCCCTACTGCTCTACCATGCAgtgggactcagtttcctcatcatcTAGAAGTCAAACCGAGTTGTTTCAGCTTCTCAGAACACTCTGAGGCCTACATGTGAGACCTATGTGAGGATCCCACCCCATGGGGTGGCAGCAGCTATTGTCAGGGTCACATTCATGCTATACATAAGGAAACTGGGCACCCAAAGGGGCAGAGACTTGGCCAAGGCCACACCAGTAGCAGGTGGCAGTGAGAGACAAACCAAGACAGCATTCTTCCTACTTCCATCAAGTGCCCAAGTTCAGTCCTCTTCTCCCACAACTGCTAGGAGGTGCCCAGAGTCACAGAATCCCAGGGTCCCATAGCCTACATTTATTTCTCAAGAGgctggccctgctctggtatAGTAAGTCCTTATTTAACATCTCTGCggcaaaacaacaaagaatgaaACCAGTTTACCAAAGGCTAAATGATATAAGCAAGAGTTAAATGCCTATGGTATTTCATCATTATAACAAAACTATATTCAAGAAAATGACTTTATTCGAGGACCTGTTGTACTCTGCAGCCCTGGGAGAGAAGAGCAGACATTGGAATGGCTGGCAGGAGGCTCTCAGCCAGACAGGTTGCAGTCATCCCGAGGTTagctctcagcctcccccaagGCTAGCACACCTGGCGGTCAAAACAAGTCGCTTACTGGGAAGCCTGAGGGGGACAGAGTGTCTGTCACCCTGGGGATGTCTGTTTCCACTGGAGGTCACAGAAAGCGGACTAGCCCAGGTTCTTAACCTAGTCCTGCCAGTCACCTTGTACAACTTCAGGCAGGTGATGGTCCTGCTGTGCCAGTTTCCCTGTCTGTTCAATATGGCTTGCAGAGTCCCTGCTGTGGTTGTGGCTGGGGGGTGGAAAGTGGGGGCAGACTAAGCAGCCTTTACCAAGTTCTTGAAGCCCGGGGCAGGACTGGGATAGCCAGCACGGTTTGCTCTGAGGTTAAGTTTGAGCCTGGCTCACTTCTGGGGCCTAAAATTTCACCATTTAATGTGCACACCCTAAGGTGTGCATCTAGAGTTATTTGGGGGTTTGCCAGATGAAATACagatgcccagttaaatttgaatttcagataaacagtgaATAATCTTTTAGTATATCTGTTCCTGCACGCCTGGCCACGTGCACAGGGTCTGGAATGCAAAGAGATGCGaatgctccctcctccctccccaaagtctgaAATTCCACCATCAGCGCATTAGAACATTAGGCCTTGGGGGATCAGTACAGCTAGGCCCAGGGATGAGATACAGGACTGGCAGGCACCCACCCATGGATGGAGACCTTTCCTAGGGGATTTCACCATTGGTACTTTGGTCCCAGGTCCTGGAATGCTAGCTTTTGGGGGCCCCACCATGACTCTGGGACCCAGTGTCCTGGAAAGGACTTTGCAGCCCGCAAAGGCAAGTGATGCAGGCAGAAGTGAAGTCCGTGCTGGAGGCCACCCTTGTCCACTGTGAAGACAAGAAAGGACTGTGTGGCCTGGCAGGGCTGGCATACACACAACCCCCACCTGCAGTCGCCATGCATGCACCCAACTCATGCCTACACCCCAATCACCCATACCGGCATACCATGTGGACATTTGAGAACACAAACAAAGTTGGGACCCACGCAGAACTTGTAGAGGGCAGGCACCAGGGGCATGGGGGGAGTTGGACCAGGTGGCCACACTGCCAGAGTCTAGAtttctgtttccaaatctttctctgtctccgcTCTTCCCGGTCCTTGACCTACTCATGTAGGTCACTGGGGCCATGGGTccagccttcccctccccttgcTGTGCTGTGGGGGGCCACCCAGCTAAGTTCCTCGGCCTAATCTCCATCTGGCCCCCTGGTCCCTGAAGAACAGAGCCTAATTCCTTGTGACAGCTGAACCAAGAGACCCCAGTTCCCAGGAACCTGCCAGGCCACTGGGAGATTTGCACCCTCCCTCCACACCATCTTTAAAAAGCCTCTGTGGCCTGGTTCCACTGCCTGAAATTCCACCAGTATGGCCGCCCTTATGTTTGGGGTATCTGACCCAAGACCAGGGGAAGGGCTTACACTGGGCCAGGCGAGTGATCCGGGTGTCCAGGGTGCGAGGTGGTCGGCGGAGCGGGGCTAATGCGGGTCCAAGGTGGTGGCTGAGGAGCAAGCCGTTCCGACACATCCAGATGGAGAGCACAGAGCTGCAGAGAACCGAGGCCAAGGCTGCTGCCTTCCAGCGCTGCATCCTCGGCCTGCGGGCATGGGACGGTCAGCCAAACGGCCTCAGTCTGCCAGGCAACAAATGGGCACAAGGTACTGGGACACAGTGGAGCCCCTGAATTTGAACCACTGCTGCTTAATTATCAATAATAATAGGCATGATTCAGGAAGGAACCACCAAATATGGTTGTGAAAAATGCtactaaggccctggctggatagtttggttggagcattgtttcAATATAGAAAGGTAGCCAGTCCGATcccatcagggcatatacagaaacagattgatgtttctgtctctttctctctctctcaaatcaataaatacattttaaaaagagaaaaatgcaaccctggccggttggctcagcagtagagcgtcggcctggtgtttggaagtcccggattcgattcctagtcagggcacacaggagaagcgcccatctgctccacccttccccctctccttcttctctgtctctctcttcccctcccacagtcaaggctccactggagcaaagttggcccgggcgctgaggatggctgcatggcctctgcctcaggtgctagaatggctcaggcagcaaaagagcaacgccccagatgggtagagcatcaccccctggtgggtagagcatcaccccctggtgggcatgctgggtggatacgggagtctgtctgactgccttccgctTCTaactgtggaaaaataaaaagagaaaaatgctgCTAAGGAGGGGGTGGGTACTGTGCCAGGGGTATGCCCCATCTGGGGATCTCagagttccttccttccttccttccttccttccttccttccttccttccttcctcttcctttctctctttctctctctctctttttctttctttctttctttcttctttctttctctctctctctctttctctcttccttccttcctttcttccttccttcctcctttctttcttcctttctttctttctttctttctttccttccttcctccctcccttcctctttctctctctcgctttctctctttctccctcccttccttccttccttccttccttccttccttccttccttccttctctctctctttctctctttctttctttacagagatagagtcagagggatagatagggacagacagacaggaacgcagagagatgagaagcctcaatcagtttttcattgtggcactttagttgtccattgattgctttctcatatgtgccttgactgtggggctacagcagaccgagtaaccccttgctcaagccagcgaccttgggtccaacctggtgagctttgctcaaaccagatgagcccgcactcaagctggccacctcggggtctcacatctaggtcctccacatcccagtccgacgctctatccactgtgccaccgcccggtcagacCCAGAGTGCTTTCTTGAGAGTTAAGAAAAGTTGAGATTTGAACATAGGATTCAGCTCAGCAGAAAAGAGTGGCATCTCAGGCAAGGGGAACAGCCAGTACAAATATACTGAAGCTGAACCAAGCTTGGCCAATCCAGCCAGGAGGCTGGGTTGGCTGGAGCCCAGTGAGTTCAGGGAAAGAGTGAACAGTAAAGTCATTTCCCAGCAGGGGGCACTGTAGGACAAGGGTGGCCAGGAGCCCTGGTACTTAGAAGGCAGTCTGGGAGGCAGGAATTCTGGGGTTGAGATTTTGTTCCCTACATATGATTTCCTTGGGAGTGATTTACTGCCCCTTTCAGATCCTGGGTTTACTCTCCAGACAGATAAACTGATGCCCAGAAAGGGACTGCGATGAGCCAAAGCCGCTCTTGATCCATTTTCAAGATGTCGCACAAGCTGGTCCTTCCACCCAGAgcactctcttttccctctcgACTCCCGTTCCCCTCTCAGTCTCAGCTTGGaccaaccccaccaccaccaagaagccttccctgactgtcCCCTATCCCAGGTCCTAAGCGTCCCCCCTAGGATATCCATTACCTGGTGCTTAGTGCATACAGTAGGTTTAATAAGCCTGGTGCACCCAACCCCCAACCGTGTCCGACTTGCTCCCCACTCCCTGGCAGCCCCTAGCCCGCGTTTACATTCCCCCACCCGGCTGCCTGGTGCCGGCCCGCGCGGGGCCTGGCGACAGGCCCGGTGTAAACATTTACACAGAGCGCTGAAAGCCAGGCTGGACGCGGGTCAGCGACTGGGTTTGGCCATGGGGTGCCGGGCGTCCCCAAGCGCGCACCTCAGATAATAGGCTGCTCGCCCAGGGGCGAAACAGTTATTTGCGTattgtttgcattttatttgcatGTGCTTTGCGTAGCTCCGGCCGGGCGTGGTTACGAAGTGCTCTCCTCCAGTCGTACGCACGACCTACACCCACCAGACAGTAACGGGGCATTTGTTAAGTTCCTGCTGTATATCAGACTGGTCTATACCAGACCCGGCGCTGAGCCCACCAGAGAGgcactattatctccattttacagctgaggaaactgaggcacaaaaccGATTGGGAGGGGCTCATTCAAAGGACATTGGTTAGAAATGGACCTGAGATTGGAAGGCAGGTTCTTTAACAACTCACGTcacaggggctgggctgggcttgaGAGCAAATGCTGTGGAGTTACCCAGAGGacttgccattattattattgttgttgattttagaaagataagAAGGGagtgaaagaaatgttttttgttgttgttgttccacttatttatgcattcagtggttgattcttgtatgtgccttaaagAAGAATGGAAGCCACAACCTTGGCAAATtggaaggatgctctaaccaattgagcaacCCACCCAAGGCCAATTTGCCACTATTTGAAATCACAATTTTTATTACTGTTGGTGGTCATGGTGGTGGTAGAAAATGAGCTCCCAGACATAGGGGTACATAAACAAATCCTGAGCTAGCAGGATATCTGAGGGCAGAGCActtgcaaaggccctggggcaggacgaGGCTTGTcttattgaaggaacagggaggcgCCAGCctggctagagcagagtgagggaggggaggtgaCAGGGCGGGTTATGTAGGACCTTGTGGGCTGTGGGAGAATATTTCCTTCTCAAGGTTATGCAGCAAGCAGAGGTCAGCCTGTTTGTCTGGTGCCAAAACCCAccccctctatttttttttaatgtttattttattgatcttagaagaagggagagagcagggaaaagataggaacatctgttctatgtgacctgactggggatcaaaccagcaacctctgcacttcaggacaattctctaaccaaccaaactatccagccagggctattctttattttttaattgatttttttctttaaagagagaggaaagaaagtgagTAGCATCAGCTTAtgattgtttcactttagttgtgcattgattgcttctcatacgtgccatgACGTGGggacttaagtcagtgaccttgggctcaagccagcgactctaggctttcaagccagaaacctttgggctcaggctggaGACCTTGGAACCAACTTGATCCTGCACacaagtcagcgacctcagggttttgaaccagtgacctcagggtttcaggtgGACaatctgtccactgtgccactatggGTCAAGtctaccccccctttttttttaaaggttttatttattgattttacagagaggggagggtggggtggagcaagaaatatcaactcatagttgcttcactttagttgttcattgattgcttgtatgtgatttgaccaggcaagaccagggttttgaactgcaaGTTCAacatccaggtcaatgctctatccactgtgccaccacaggtcaggcacccgcTTTATTCTTAAAGAGCACCTACTTTATACCAGATTCTGTTTTACAAACAGCACATATTAAGTCATTTCAACCTCACAAGAGTCTTtatccccatttaacagatgcaGAAACTAGGCCTTGAGTAGTCACATGACTTACCCAAAGTCACTGAACTGAGATTAGAACTCTGGTGGCCTCCGCCCCTGGGAGGGGGAGACAGCAGGGAAACCCACCAGAGCTCAAGACCTCAGGTGGGCATGCTTTCTCTTGACCCTAACACCCTGTTTCCTCTCACACCCAAGTCTTGGAATAGTGTGCCTCAGATTCCCTGTTAGGCTGGAACAAGTCCCCTGCACAGTACCAGACTGTGGTCCTCTGTCTCTGTTAGGGGCTTAAGAGGGGGCTGAAAAGGTGGATGAGACACTAGCCAAGAGATGACCTAGCCATAGGAGTCCCCCAACAGTGGCCTTGAAGCTATATTCCCCCTCCCAGAGCTCTGATGGGGGACAGGAAGGCAGGTGGGCTGTCAGAGAGGGGGCCCAGCAAGTCAGCTGATAAGCATTGGTTAACAATGGGCCTTTCTGTAAGGGGGTCACCCAACTGGTTTGTCTCTGGCACGGACCTGACTTGGAGGGGGTGATGCGGGTGTGGCTGAGGGCACAGGGGAGAGGCTAGGTCTGCTTGTGTAATGGAGGTGTGGACCTGGGCAGGTGGGGGCCTCACAGCACTTTGAggctcacactcactcacacccATTCTTACAATTCCACAAACTATCCCACTCATACACTTCCAAACATATTCCATTTACACACTCAGTGTTTTCACACAATCATCCCTTTGGACATTTTCATATACAATGAAACCCTCACATTCAAATACTTAAACACTATGACATACACATTTAGGAGTTCTTACACTTACACTTAAACAtgatcacacacatacactaggGTTTCACACTCCTACTCAAACATTATCATACACTTGGATGTTTTT of Saccopteryx bilineata isolate mSacBil1 chromosome 1, mSacBil1_pri_phased_curated, whole genome shotgun sequence contains these proteins:
- the NRTN gene encoding neurturin, translated to MQRWKAAALASVLCSSVLSIWMCRNGLLLSHHLGPALAPLRRPPRTLDTRITRLAQYRALLHGVPDAVELSELTPWAERFPSSRRREGSRRRRARARSGTRPCGLRELEVRVSELGLGYTSDETVLFRYCAGVCEAAVRVYDLGLRRLRQRRRVRRERVRAQPCCRPTAYEDEVSFLDTHSRYHTVHELSARECACV